One segment of Rosa chinensis cultivar Old Blush chromosome 6, RchiOBHm-V2, whole genome shotgun sequence DNA contains the following:
- the LOC112171849 gene encoding putative nuclease HARBI1, which translates to MNNLWDQIRRSQVEDDEEMMATNAIVMAAVAQESGNQHRGRGSHPGRAPNEERFREERGKGMLADYFVDRPVFKDAEFRTRYRMSLNLFQCISTDLCQYDRYFVQRSDATGKVGLLPEQKMTAALRMLAYGAGADQCAEYCRMAKSTSVAALQHFTRGIVDLYSTKYLRAPTAADLRRLLTKAERRGFPGMIGSIDCMHWQWKNCPIGWAGEYSGRKQIPTIILEAVVSYDTWIWHAFFGVPGACNDLNVLAKSPLFDDLTAGRAPLVQFQVNNRAHNLGYYLADGIYPRWATFLKTVRNPTRPKEIEFAKAQEGYRKDVERCFGILQSRFGIIRGAARGWHKEDLRYIMLTCIILHNMIVENQRPEDSDDELESDDEEDNNMRPRIAEVWEGPTGRDFDPVGRDAHNMNGFMDHH; encoded by the coding sequence ATGAACAATTTGTGGGATCAAATTCGACGGTCTCAGGTTgaggatgatgaagagatgatggCCACCAACGCCATTGTCATGGCTGCAGTCGCTCAAGAATCTGGAAACCAACACCGAGGGCGCGGTTCTCATCCGGGTCGTGCACCAAATGAGGAACGATTTAGAGAAGAAAGGGGCAAAGGTATGTTGGCCGACTACTTTGTCGACCGGCCAGTGTTCAAAGATGCAGAGTTCCGAACACGTTACAGGATGAGTCTCAATCTCTTCCAGTGTATATCTACTGACCTTTGCCAGTATGATCGTTACTTTGTTCAAAGGTCAGATGCTACTGGCAAAGTCGGACTGCTTCCGGAGCAGAAGATGACAGCTGCCTTGCGAATGCTTGCTTACGGTGCAGGGGCAGATCAATGTGCTGAGTATTGTAGGATGGCGAAATCCACCTCCGTTGCAGCACTTCAGCACTTCACACGAGGAATTGTTGATCTTTACTCAACAAAATACCTCCGCGCTCCAACTGCAGCCGACCTCAGACGACTTCTTACCAAAGCTGAGAGGAGAGGTTTTCCAGGAATGATTGGGAGCATCGACTGTATGcattggcaatggaagaattgtccGATAGGTTGGGCTGGAGAATATAGTGGTAGGAAACAGATCCCCACTATCATCCTGGAAGCAGTCGTATCTTACGACACCTGGATTTGGCACGCATTCTTTGGAGTGCCTGGGGCATGCAACGACCTGAACGTCTTGGCAAAGTCTCCATTGTTTGATGACCTTACCGCCGGTAGAGCACCTCTTGTCCAATTCCAAGTTAACAACAGAGCTCACAATCTAGGGTACTATCTTGCCGACGGTATTTATCCTCGATGGGCGACTTTCTTGAAAACTGTTCGAAATCCTACACGCCCCAAGGAAATCGAGTTTGCAAAGGCTCAAGAGGGGTATAGGAAGGATGTAGAAAGATGTTTTGGTATATTACAGTCACGATTTGGTATTATTCGAGGAGCTGCTCGTGGGTGGCATAAAGAGGACCTTCGATACATTATGTTGAcgtgtattatattacacaacatgattgtCGAAAATCAACGACCTGAAGATAGTGATGATGAGTTGGAGTCCGATGATGAGGAGGATAATAATATGAGGCCCAGGATTGCTGAGGTATGGGAGGGACCAACCGGTAGAGACTTTgatcctgttggtagagatgCTCATAATATGAACGGATTCATGGACCACCATTAG